Within Massilia litorea, the genomic segment GCCGCTCGAGGAGGTATAGGCCGCCGGACGCGCGACGAAGGCCACCTTCGGCGTGTGCTGGCGCGCGGCCGCCTCGCCTGTGTCCTTGATCAGGCCCATGCGCACGGCGCCGTGGGCGCGGATGGTCTCGAACATGGCAAGCGCACGTGGGTCGCCGTTGATCGCGTCCTGCAGTTCGGTGCCGGTGTAGCCGACGTCTTCCGCGTTCAGGAAAATGGTCGGGATGCCGGCGTTGATCATCGTCGCCTTCAGGGTGCCCAGGCCCGGCACCTCGAGCTCGTCGACCAGGTTCCCGGTCGGGAACATCGAACCACCGCCGCCCTCTTCCTCGGCCGCCGGGTCCATGAATTCGAGCTGCACCTCGGCCGCCGGGAAGGTCACGCCGTCGAGTTCGAAGTCGCCGGTTTCCTGGACCTCGCCATTCGTCACCGGGACGTGGGCGATGATGGTTTTATTGATGTTGGCCTGCCAGATGCGGACCGTGGCCATGCCGTCGCGCGGCAGGCGTTCAGGATCGACCAGGCCTGCAGTGATCGCGAACGAGCCGACCGCCGAGGACAGGTTGCCGCAGTTGCCGCTCCAGTCCACGAAAGGCTTGTCGATCGAGACCTGGCCGAACAGGTAGTCGACGTCGTGGTTGTCGCGGGTGCTCTTCGAGACGATCACCGTCTTGCTGGTGCTGGAGGTGGCGCCGCCCATGCCGTCGATCTGCTTGCCGTAGGGGTCGGGGCTGCCGATGACGCGCAGCAGGAGCTTGTCGCGCGCCGGGCCGGGGACGCGTGCGGCTTCGGGCAGGTCGTCGAGGCGGAAGAAGACGCCTTTCGAAGTGCCGCCGCGCATGTAGGTGGCCGGGATTTTGATTTGGGGAGTGTGTGCCATATTTCAGTTCCAGTTGGTAGCGCGGGCCGTAGGGTGGGCACCCTGTGCCCACGCGGTACGATGCGTCCGCTTAAGCCGCGACCTTCGACGACGCCAGGAAGTCCTGCGCAAAGCGCTGCAGCACGCCGCCGGCCTCGTAAATCGACACCTCTTCCGCCGTATCGAGACGGCAGATCACCGGCACCTCGACACGCTCGCCCGAGCGGCGGTTGATCACCAGCGTCAGCGTCGCACGCGGCGTGCGCTCACCCAGCACGTCATAGGTCTCGGTGCCGTCCAGCCCCAGCGTCAGGCGGTTCACGCCCGGCTGGAATTCCAGCGGCAGCACGCCCATGCCGACCAGGTTGGTACGGTGGATGCGCTCGAAGCCTTCGGCCACGATCGCCTCCACGCCCGCCAGGCGTACGCCCTTGGCTGCCCAGTCGCGCGACGAGCCCTGGCCGTAGTCGGCGCCGGCGATCACGATCAGCGGCTGCTTGCGCTCCATGTAGGTCTCGATCGCTTCCCACATGCGCGTGACTTGCCCTTCCGGCTCGATGCGCGCCAGCGAGCCAGCACGGACCGAACCGTCCGGATTGCGCACCATCTCGTTCTTCAGGGTCGGATTCGCGAACGTCGCGCGCTGCGCCGTCAGGTGGTCGCCGCGGTGGGTCGCGTAGGAGTTGAAGTCTTCTTCCGGCAGGCCCATCTTGAACAGGTATTCGCCCGCCGCGCTGTCCATCATGATCGCGTTCGACGGCGACAGGTGGTCGGTCGTGATGTTGTCGCCCAGGACCGCCAGCGCGCGCATGCCGGAGAGGCTGCGCTCGCCCGCCAGCGCGCCTTCCCAGTACGGCGGACGGCGGATATAGGTGCTCATCTCGCGCCAGTCGTAGAGCGGCGACACCGCTTCACCGTCGTCGGCCACGCGCGCGAACATCGGCGTGTAGACCTTGCGGAACTGCTCGGGCTTGACGCTCTGTTCGATGACGGCGTCGATCTCGGCGTCGCTCGGCCAGATGTCGGCCAGCCTGATCTCCTTGCCCGCGCTGTCGGTGCCCAGCACGTCCTTCTCGATATCGAAACGGATCGTCCCGGCGATCGCATACGCGATCACCAGCGGCGGCGAAGCCAGGAAGGCCTGCTTCGCATACGGGTGGATGCGGCCGTCGAAATTGCGGTTGCCCGACAGGACGGCGGTCGCGTACAGGTCGCGTTCGATGATCTCCTGCTGGATCACGGGATCGAGCGCGCCGCTCATGCCGTTGCACGTCGTGCAGGCAAAGGCGACGACGCCGAAGCCCAGCTTTTCCAGTTCCGGCATCAGGCCCGCTTCTTCCAGGTAGAGCGAGACCGCCTTCGATCCCGGCGCCAGCGAGGACTTGACCCAGGGCTTGCGCAGCAGGCCGAGCTTGTTGGCATTGCGCGCGATCAGGCCGGCCGCGATCATGTTGCGCGGGTTGTTCGTGTTGGTGCAGCTGGTGATGGCGGCGATGATGACGGCGCCGTCCGGCATCTTGCCCGGCTCGTTTTCGACCACACCGGAAATGCCGCGCGCGGCGAGTTCCGAGGTCGGCACGCGCTTGTGCGGGTTCGACGGACCGGCGATGTTGCGCACGACCGTCGACAGGTCGAAGTGCAGCACGCGCTCGTACTCGGCGTTCGCCAGGGAGTCAGCCCACAGGCCGGTTTCCTTCGCATAGTCCTCGACCAGTTTTACCTGCTCGTCTTCGCGGCCGGTAAGCCGCAAGTACTTGATGGTCTGCTCGTCGATGTAGAACATCGCGGCGGTTGCGCCGAATTCGGGCGCCATGTTGGAGATCGTCGCGCGGTCGCCCAGGGTCAGGTTCGAGGCGCCCTCGCCATAGAATTCCAGCCAGGTCGAGACGACCTTGGCATTGCGCAGGAATTCGGTCAGCGCCAGCA encodes:
- the prpF gene encoding 2-methylaconitate cis-trans isomerase PrpF — protein: MAHTPQIKIPATYMRGGTSKGVFFRLDDLPEAARVPGPARDKLLLRVIGSPDPYGKQIDGMGGATSSTSKTVIVSKSTRDNHDVDYLFGQVSIDKPFVDWSGNCGNLSSAVGSFAITAGLVDPERLPRDGMATVRIWQANINKTIIAHVPVTNGEVQETGDFELDGVTFPAAEVQLEFMDPAAEEEGGGGSMFPTGNLVDELEVPGLGTLKATMINAGIPTIFLNAEDVGYTGTELQDAINGDPRALAMFETIRAHGAVRMGLIKDTGEAAARQHTPKVAFVARPAAYTSSSGKQVAAADVDLLVRALSMGKLHHAMMGTAAVAIGTAAAVPGTLVNIAAGGGKPDAVRFGHPSGTLRVGAEAVQLEGEWSVTKAVMSRSARVLMEGWVRVPGDSF
- the acnD gene encoding Fe/S-dependent 2-methylisocitrate dehydratase AcnD, which codes for MNNAYRKPLHGTNLHYFDTREAVDSIQAGAYDKLPYTSRVLAENLVRRCEPMALVPSLKQLIERKRDLDFPWFPARVVCHDILGQTALVDLAGLRDAIAQEGGNPALVNPVVPTQLVVDHSLAVECGGFDPDAFEKNRAIEDRRNEDRFHFIDWTKKAFQNVDVIPPGNGILHQINLERMSPVVQVKDGIAFPDTLVGTDSHTPMVDALGVIAIGVGGLEAESVMLGRASWMRLPDIVGVELTGKPQPGITATDVVLALTEFLRNAKVVSTWLEFYGEGASNLTLGDRATISNMAPEFGATAAMFYIDEQTIKYLRLTGREDEQVKLVEDYAKETGLWADSLANAEYERVLHFDLSTVVRNIAGPSNPHKRVPTSELAARGISGVVENEPGKMPDGAVIIAAITSCTNTNNPRNMIAAGLIARNANKLGLLRKPWVKSSLAPGSKAVSLYLEEAGLMPELEKLGFGVVAFACTTCNGMSGALDPVIQQEIIERDLYATAVLSGNRNFDGRIHPYAKQAFLASPPLVIAYAIAGTIRFDIEKDVLGTDSAGKEIRLADIWPSDAEIDAVIEQSVKPEQFRKVYTPMFARVADDGEAVSPLYDWREMSTYIRRPPYWEGALAGERSLSGMRALAVLGDNITTDHLSPSNAIMMDSAAGEYLFKMGLPEEDFNSYATHRGDHLTAQRATFANPTLKNEMVRNPDGSVRAGSLARIEPEGQVTRMWEAIETYMERKQPLIVIAGADYGQGSSRDWAAKGVRLAGVEAIVAEGFERIHRTNLVGMGVLPLEFQPGVNRLTLGLDGTETYDVLGERTPRATLTLVINRRSGERVEVPVICRLDTAEEVSIYEAGGVLQRFAQDFLASSKVAA